TGCTATTGATCGATCATATGCAACCATAAACAGATGATTAGCTGTACCCATTGCAAAAATCACTGCCAAAAAAAGAAACTCAATTCCTGAACGGATTGTGTCTGTGGGCTCTAATTGAAGATGAGTTGGAATGATGGAGGGCCTGAACGGCTGGTGCTCTCCGACTTCAGGTACCAATCACGGATGGCGATTTGCACCATCTCCCGGTCGAGAGTCGGTCGTGTTTCGTAATCGTCTAGCATTTCAGGTCCAGATCATGTCCGCTAATCTTGGCGAGTAATACTTTTCCAACCTACTAATTGATTGATGATGATCCCCACATACAAAGCCCCCCGCACCATGGCCCTCGGTCCAGAAAAGATGGGGCATACGACGTCTGGAAGCTTGAGTGCGGAAAGGTACTATAACATTATTACATAGGCAATGGTAATATGGGGGGGTTCAGTTACAGTTAATCAATTCCGATGTTATGCTTATGGTTAATAGTTACAGGAGGAAGTCGCGGCACTGAACAGTACATATACTCGCCAAGTTGGGCTGCGGCTTTTTCAACGCAATGCAACTGCTGGATTGACTTGAAGACTTGAAATAATAGAAGTCATTTTGATGCATCCCTGCACTTTTAATGTCTTCAGTTGACTCATTTAATCAAATTATTGTTGGTAGCTCTGATGAGACCCATTCTCTGGCCTCCAACTTCCAGCCTTGCTCGTCAGATCAATCGGTCAAATTTCAGACAATTGGCAACTCGTAAGTTCAATTACTTGGTCCCCGCGCCTGAATTCCAAAGCAACTTTTTTGCAATTGCcctttattcctttttttttgggggggggggggggttgttcTTTCCGAAAACTGACGGCTTGAACGCGTTTGATACTTGCAATTGCTAGGGAATGTATTAAGAATTTTGAAGATACCTTCCTTTGGCAGTGGATGTAGAGATTTGATTAATGTTTCTTTATGCGCCATGCTACTCTAACAAAGGGAGTATTATCCTACCAGTAGTTTTCAAAACGTACATGCACATCAGAGAAGAATAGAACGTGCCAcgtaaagaaaaaaataatactaCGATACCAGTACTAGTGcgtgtatgtatatgtatatatatatgcttcgtttgaattgatttgttttttaaatataatattataataatacataaataaaaataatttaaaaaatatctcattcATAcgatatatcaaatatttaaaaaaaatatttataataaaaattttttatatacattattacagtaaaatattttaaaaatatctaaaaaaaaaagttgatacATACGGTGTAAATATTATTCCACCCTTTAATGTATCTTCATAACCTTTTCTTTTACTATTTATTATTGGATGCCACATGTAAAGCTAAATCATCGATATTAAAGAATCAACTTTGGAAACGACTTTGTCAACAGTCAAGCAAAACCGTGGACTGCAGCCAACTCCACGAATTTTGGCCTTACGTGCCCTAAATTGAATGCTCCCCATTGGGTCATCATCTAGACCTGCGCCCCGCCTGAATCTTCCAAACTGATAaatattactccctccgtcccgttttattagttttggtttttttttcacacagattaagaaagtgtaattaatttggttggaaacataaatttagattaataattttctaaaatacccttacgctaatcacgaagagtgccaattaatatcagttacagctaatgggttagtattggaaaagctcaatgtattcaatgtagtgggttagtatttaataacaatatattaataacaagatatttaataagggtattttagataatttgaaagattactacatttcttaatgggaaagtggactacaatttgggacagacgaaaaaggaaaacaagactatcaaagtgggacggagggagtaattaggtttgtttggatacacgtattatttcaaataatatttcacttgcatcataaacatatttttcaattcacctttttatatttttaattaattttttatctcacatacatcacatcacaaaaaatgttacaataattattctaaataatatttcaaataatactctatccaaacaatagTAAACCGATTCATGGGAACATAAGAAAACGTTTTTGAGCTTCCTGTCCAAGAAAGCAGCCATTTATtttgatcaagaaaatgaaatgtttGTGTGTGTTAAGGACAAGTGTGCATGTTTTTGGACACAAAAACAAAGGTGAGTGTTCAAACCAGTTCCAGAACGTGGACACCCCCGCTCGCTTTTGAAAACTTAACACACCGGAAACTTAACACAGAATTTGATGCTAAAATAAACGTcgttcttttgttcttgattttcttttttctggtaATTGATTTTGGCGTGTGCCGTTTGCGCCACAAATCATATTCATCAGTTTAATATATAGTGTGCATTTCGGTTTCCGCCGCCTCCAGTCCTGAATGGTGGACTGGTGTGGGATGCTTCCTAATTAGGCATCTCCTCCTCGGTTAGTAGAATCTTCAGCGGTAAATTGTTGGCTTTAGTATCCATTTgatcaaattgattttttttttttgtcattcatCATTTATTTACTCTAGTTAAATATAAAAGGACTGAATCACCATCGGACCAGACGGGTGCACTATGCACCCGTATGAATTTCGAAAATCACATATTGTAACAAATAATGGGAGACAGGATTTGAACCCTTAACCTCCTATTCACCTACACATAAAGTCTTTGGTGGCGGCCTccacaccaaattgattctaTTTAACTAGGTATATTTTGTAACCGGTCTGAACGGAACATTTGGATAGCCCAAACAGGATCAAAAtatgaccccaaaaaaaaaaaaaaaagtagaatagTTGATCAAAAACGAGGTTTGGTCCACATAATTTCAACCGCTATTTTATACGTTTATTATCCTCCCGCTTTTTGTGTATTGTGAATAAGAATGTCACGGATATTGTGATTTTAAAAGTTTcactaatttaatttttctacgtTTATCGCTGTATCACTTTTTGCACATCTTTATACTCTGAATAAGATAAGATGGAAAACTACCGAGCTATTCAATATGAAAGCTTCCTCCCAAACGGTAGAGTTAATTTTTTCATAACTAGCTAAGAGTGTAAAATTAAAGAGGGGAAAAAGCCAAAGACAATATATGACTTTGAATCCACGCCAAGTTTGCACTCTCGTGAATCTTCCTTTTATGATCTGCAGAATCTTTCGCCttataattaatatttcttcaagattccCACCGATCGCAAGTGCCATGCATCTTCAATTTGTTCCACTCAAATTTCTTGGGACCTCAATGTCATcttctttttaaaatttgttgAAGCGAATTTCGCGCATCCACCAATAACTATCACCCCACGGAAGAAATACATTAACAAACTCACATGGAGTGGGGCATAACCCTAATAAATCTAGGTATCCGACCACCTAATTCTATGCAAATCCTTAACTTTACATTTTACTATTTTAgtaatggaaaatgaaaaatgttatttgcaatcatttttttgttgttatttaCAATCCcaccatttgttttatcatataacctaataaatgaaaactatATGATTCAAGATGATAGCATGAGTATGAATGACAAGAATGAGATTACAAATAAATATTTTCCTTAGAGTGCGTTTGATGAAACTGATGTctgaaaactgaaatctgaatccattaaattagtgaattattaagtattaaatttgatatatgtaagtgTATGTCACATTacgtgataagtgaataacttattatttattttttggagcaaaattTGCCTAAGAAATTCAATGACACTTGACGAAATCAGATGTTCtaatttttattatcaaacgaaTATATTAAGATCATAACCCATTAAATGTAAGTgttgaattgagttatcaaacaggATCTTAGTAATAAAACTTGTCTCCCATTGAATATGTTTGTCACGAGAAGATTCTTCCTAAATTAGAACAACAATCTACACATTATCTATTTGTTAAACATGCAACGCCTATACCAACAAATTCAGATTGTTATATCTTAATAATGCACAAGATCATGATAATTGCGCATGATGGGATTGGCGTGCACCTAATTCTCAACTTTCTGTCCCATGAGTTCTTCATACCAATATAATCTGGTAACTTGTTTTAACATAACCATCGTTAGGTTTAAGCCTGCTCATACTGCCCAGCTAAACTTATAAATCACTTAATTATTTGTCTCCCAGAGTTAtgcttaaaattttcaattggcAACATTTAAGGCAATTTATACATCTTATGAATCCATGTAGAACATccatgtttaaaaaaaaaattaattactttAATATCTCgtgcacaaaaaataaaaatctaaaaCTAATAATGGCAGAGTAAAATGTTCATATAATATGCTGACGCTAGGAAAGTTAAAAGGCGCACAAAATTCAGCCTCATGGTTTCTGCCCACATGTGCACCACCCGTGATGGTCCACCCGCATCCAATAATTTCTTTAATCATGGCACGCACAATACGCGGAATCTACAGAATGTGAGTCAGTAAAGCAGATGACTTACGTGGCTGCCCACTGTTCTGTCTACCCGAATGAGCCGTCAATCAAACGGCGGAGGTTTCTGTTTTTCAATTCCCAGCCCACTGATTCCACTTCCCACCATCTTAACCGTGACATACAACGGTTAGGCTCCGCCGAATAAAGGGGCCATGCCCCGAGTCAGGTCCTGCATTGATTTTCAAACAATTTTCAGGAAAAAAGGTGCATGCAACTCTTGATTCATCTAGACAATTTGcagcatttttttttggggttagaAAAATACATAacttgcactttgaccccttttAACTCGAATTTAGAAATTTCACCTCAGAAAGGACCACTAGAAAATTAAAATGCTGGATGAAAACAAATTTCAATCGTAAGAGCATTTTATTTATGTTTGAAACTAAAGAACTAGTTAACCTTGCTTGCAATTCTGTTAATGAATGATAAATAATGCTAGAAAGATATCATAAATATGAGTCTGCTAAAATATAGTACGAGTgttaaaatttttagaaatgtTATTGTTAATATGTGCATTTACAATACAAATTATGTGTGATTTAACAagttagaaaaattatataaatatttatcaataGAGAAACTCTTTTCAATTATTAGTCTAGATATAAGGATTTATTAGAAAGATATTTAGGCTATGACAAGTCACTCTCCATCCACTATCTCCATCCACcatcacaaaaaaaatatgtatgtTAAATGTTATAGAAAGATATTCTTATTTTGGTTCGAATATTAAATAAACAGCATTAGCTGAATGAGGAAGAAGTGGTgataaatcaaataaattcaCATTATAATTTTAAATGTTTTTGTGCAAAAAGCTCACTAGTTTTGCTCGTTTAAGAAGgagtaaaaggaaaaaaaaataacttaatcGTAATCCAATTGTTAAATAGCTTGAGTAGTCAATATTAGACTTGATATTAATTGCGTGATGCACCTCACTGCAAAGTTAATTTCATTACCAAAATTGATTGTAATGTATCATGATGTCGACAAGTTGACGATTTAAGTTGTGCTATGGGACCCGACTTCCAATTCCACGAAATATCAAGGTGTAAAACTGTAAATTGGAAATAACCAGCAGATACCAAAGAttagacaaaaaaataaaaataaaaaccgcCATGGAGATTACTTTTTCCAATTCTACAGCTTTCAAACTCCTATAAATACATGGCTCGAGTCAAGTCAGGTTTGCCAAATTAGACGCTCAAAATCATCCTTATTGGAAGTACAGTTGATCAATATTCTCTactgtttttcctttctctctctacAACCACCTTTCTCCTATCTTGTACTAGTGGTCTTTAACCGACAAATATGGCCGCCGCAACTCGGCGATCAAGCGGACCAGTGCTCCGTTCGCTCTCACCTTCTGGAAGATTCTATTCCTCCAGAACGCGGTCATTCTCCTGCTCCTCCTCCTCGTCATCAGCTTTCGCTTCGTCGACATCAACTTTTTCAGCTCGCTCCAACCCTTCCACTCTCCTTCACAGATCGACTTCTCCTACCCGCGTCAATCTATATAGTTCTGCTCCTTCCGCTGCCACGGTTCGATTTTCATTGGACCGGCCTATTTCCCCCAACCGTTCCATTTCCATGGTGAACAAGAAAAACCAGGTGGTTCAGAAGTCTCAGAAGCGGACTTGTATGTGCTCTCCCACAAATCATCCTGGCTCGTTCCGCTGCAGTTTGCATAAGAGTATTGGCCACAGTAGTAGCAGCAGCAGTCATACCCAAACGGCGCCGTACAACGCGAACCGGTTGAACATGAGGAGGTCCGCGATGACGAATTCTTTGGTGAGAATCGGAACCGTGGAGGGAGATTTGGTGAAGAGAGCTTTGGCGGCTTTAATTCGTCCTTCTTCTCATCACCAGCGCCGCCGCGGGGATTTCCATCCTCGGCCTAGCCGCCTCTCTGCCATGTCTAAAGCGGAGGGCTCTTCTTGAGGAACCGAAACGCGAACTCTTAAACaggtttttgtgaattttggctgTTCTTCCGAGAAGAGAGGAGAAGGCGCGGCTGTGAGGGTGACGCCAGCAGGTGGCGGAGGTGACATCAGAAAGAGTTGACTGGTGGTGCGACGGTGGAGGTCGAAGCGGAACGTGTTTTAGTGTCTCCGTGACCGAAACCCTAGGAATCCGGCCACAGAGACCACCTGTGTACATACCTATGTGCATATAGTATAGCAAGTTACGGACTTAATCTGAAAAAATTGCAGAGAATTTTAATTTGCAATATAATTCCGAAGATCTCTCTTAAATCAATCAGTTTTTAATCTTACGGTAATACATTAATTGATCAAATCAACTAAACTAAAGTCAGACTGATTGGAGATTAATCTTGTCAAGTTTCAGATATGGATCCTTAAATCTGCAATTCCTTTCCGATTGGCTTACTATTCATTCTTTAGTCAATTCTGATAACCATATGCTCAGCGCTtcgtttttcaaattttcttttttcccctttttttggcgtcccttttttgtttgaaacgttcctctttttcatttttcgattttatttttaacttttttggtttttgtgTTGTTGTGTGTGCTGTGTGTGGGATTTGGGGGGGAGGGTCCATGGGCTTGATAGCCGATACCTCGTTTGTGGTGTTTGATTCGGTCTTGCTGTGGGCGTGAACATTGATCTGGTCTTTCTGCATGCTTGTACTTCTTCTCTTGGCGAAGAAGCAtccttttcctttctatttttctcagtTTGTTTGTTCGTGTGTGGTTATTGACGATTTCTGTTGGTTTGTTTTTCAGGTAATTATATGGTTGGCAGAATTTGGGTGTCAAAAGGTGTTTAAATTTGACCGAGGACATTGGCTGTGATATTCGAGAGGCATGGACCCCGATTGACCCGATTAATTCTTTGAATTTAAGAATGGAAAACCAAAAATGGAAAAGCTAAAAATGACTAAGGATTCTGCACCCAAAGCTAAAAGCTTACCCAGTGAAAGACATTGATCTGATTACCCAGTAAAGTCGATGACTAAACCACAAGAGAAGTGAACACGGGAGTCTGTCATGGTTGCAGGGGGGGAAAAAAACGATCGAGATGGTTTAATTGCATATGCAACCCAAATCCAAATAAGACTAAAGAAGTGTAAACAAATTGGCAAGGACGAGTTGgataagttatttttttttttacagtgaGGGCTGTGTTGATgaatcatttctaaaaatctTTGCAAATGAtttatgattttcattttccacGTATGTTCTGATTTGTAGCGATAATCGGAGAGGAACTCACTAAAACttttaattacaaaaaaaaagattaggACTAAAGAGGTGTTGCTTTATTTAGTACATGTAAAAGTACGATATTGTTCAATTGCTCGAAGAAAAACAGATGATCGGGAGATCACAAGAGCGAGAATTTGTTTCAGGCATGCAGATAACAGAGAGATAGTTCCACAATCGAAGTACTTGTGTACAAGTCTAACTTAAGCTTACAAGTTAGGGCTGTAATTTCTTTAGCgtgtttttttctttaaaaaatttaaataaaatcgTTTAGGTTTGTATGGCATTTTTGACATTTCAATCTGGACCCAGGAATGGCAGGGGACTCAAATCAAAGCATGTACGAACTGCCTCTTAAATTTaaggattaattttttctaCACTGACGTTATATACACGGTTAGCAttagatgaatgacaactatatcaaatttgaatttgaaatttaaat
The Coffea arabica cultivar ET-39 chromosome 6c, Coffea Arabica ET-39 HiFi, whole genome shotgun sequence genome window above contains:
- the LOC113693976 gene encoding uncharacterized protein, with translation MAAATRRSSGPVLRSLSPSGRFYSSRTRSFSCSSSSSSAFASSTSTFSARSNPSTLLHRSTSPTRVNLYSSAPSAATVRFSLDRPISPNRSISMVNKKNQVVQKSQKRTCMCSPTNHPGSFRCSLHKSIGHSSSSSSHTQTAPYNANRLNMRRSAMTNSLVRIGTVEGDLVKRALAALIRPSSHHQRRRGDFHPRPSRLSAMSKAEGSS